The following is a genomic window from Bacteroidota bacterium.
ACTGATAACTATAAGGTGATACTCCGCCCGAAACTGAAACAGAAGCTTTTCCGTTTGCTGCACCACAAAAAGAATTTATACTAGCCGGGGTTAAATCGATTACAGGTGGTTCGGTTATGGTAACTGTTTGGGCAATAGTACATCCATTGGCATCAGTGGTTGTTACAGTGTATGTGCCAGCAAACAAGTTCGCAATAGGTGATCCTGTATAATTTCCGGGCTGCCAATTATATGTATATGGCATACTTCCCCCGGCAGCCGACGATGACAATGTTCCATTTGCTCCCCCATGACATGAAACAGCAGTTGACGATACTGTTACAGACAATGCTACAGGGGGTTGAGTAATGCTTATTGAACTTTGAACCTCACAGCCATTATTATCAGTTGCAGTAAGCGTATATGAACCGGCCAACAGATTATTAATAGCGGCAGTAGTGGCCGATCCCGGAGTCCACAAATAACTGTAACCTGGAATTCCACCCATTACATTGGCAGTAACACCGCCATTATTGCCGCCAAAACAACTTACGTTTATTTTATTGATAAAATTTATTGCAAGCGCAGGGGGCTCTGTAATTGTAATTAATGAATTGGTTTTACAACCTTTTATATCTGTTACAGTAAGTGTATATGTGCCGGCCGAAAGATTTGAAACGGAGCCACTGGTTTGTCCGCCAGGCTGCCAATTATAAGAATAAGCCGGGGTACCCCCGGATACGGAGGCCGCAGCTGTTCCATTATTTAAATAATTGCATACTTCGTTGGTGCCTGAAACTAAAACCCCTAAAACTGGTGGCTGAGTGATGGAAGCGGCGGCTGAAACAGTGCATCCGGAATTATCAGTAATAGTTACAGTGTATGTTCCTGTGAACACACCTGAAGCATTAGGAGATGATATTCCGATGGGACTCCAATTATATGTATACGGTGCAACACCTCCTGCTGAAGCAGAAGTAATTGAACCATCATTTCCGCCAAAGCAGCTCACATCGGTCGTTGAAAGAGTAACAGATAATTGCGGCGGCTGGGTAATCGCATACGTTGCTGTAATTTGACAATTTTTTGAATCCCTAACCGTAACAGAATATGTTCCGATTGCTATAGCAGTAACAGATGAGCCTGTTTGATTTCCGGGCTGCCACAGGTATGTATAGGAAGGTATCCCCCCCCACGGGGAAAGTGAAACACCTCCATTACTACCGCCAAAGCAGGACACGTTTGTAACTACTGAATTTACGGCTAAAGGCGCTGGTTGAGTAATTACAACCGTTGTTTGTAAAGTACATCCGATTCCGTTTTGAATTGTCACCGAATAGGTTCCAATGGGTAAATTGTCCGCTGTTGCTGTTGTTTGCGCAGGCGCTGTATTCCAAAAATAAGAATATGGACTTATACCACCGGTAACATTAACTGTTGCGGAACCATTATTTCCACCAAAGCAACTCACATTAACGGGAGTAACAGTAACCGCACCGGTGAACCCTTTATAATAAATCCGGACGAAATCAGTGTCAGCGGGACACGTTCCGTTTCCTGTGGTTATAAGTCTCAAGTCAACGAAACCATTCGCGAGTTCAGCAGAAGTTGGTGTATACGTACATATGAGTGATGTGTTGTTTGGACTGAAAACACCTGCTCCACCAGACCAGACTCCACCACTTGCGCCAGTTACGGAAGCATTTAAAGTCGCAACCGGGTGCTGTACACATACAGTATCATCGGGACCTGCATCTGCAGAAATAGTAACTGAAAAAGATGTAACTGTTACAGAAGCATAAGTTGGTGGGCAATTAGAAGCATCGGAAAGTCTGACAGTAAATACGCCTGCACCAACATTAATACTTTGGGATGGATTTACATTGTTCCATAAATAAGTATAAGGGGGTGTTCCTCCACTTCCGTTAGCTGTAATAATGGTTGATGTTTGTCCGAAACAAACGGTTGGATTAATTGGAACAATAACTACAGCAAGGGTTGAATTTAATATTGCCCTTACGGTGTCGCATACAGTTTGAAAGTTGCAATTAGCGGCAGGTTGACCGCAAACTACATAATCAACATATGGCGGATGCCCGGACCCCGGCGTAATGGTTGGATTCAGACAGCCGGAAGTACAGGATAAATAACTATCATAGGCTCCCGGCAAACCGGGATAAATGGAATGCCATGTTATAGTTGAAGTATTAAATCCTGTTGCATTGAACTGGGTAGTACACCCCTCATTAACAGAAACATCCTTTCCGGCAACAGCCGCAGGGATTGATGATATTTGATAAACATTTTGATTGTTCCCGGGCTTACAAAATGTCAGGACATGAGGCCCCGTACCTGATAAACAAATAGGTGTTCCAACTAAGTGCAAAGGGCCGCAACCTATCTGATAATAAAGAGCACCGGGGGGCAGGGCGCCAGATATAATATCAAAAGAAATACCTACTGCAGCCGAATCCAGTGTAATGTTAAATTTTATACATCTGTCGGGAGATGTGCTTCCACAGCAATTATCATTTCTTACAACAGCAGGACTTGTCCAAACACCACCCGGATCACCGGTGAGATCAACTGTA
Proteins encoded in this region:
- a CDS encoding SprB repeat-containing protein; this translates as MRLKLSFILSVFVFLFSQVSSAQCGPGTPAFTVDLTGDPGGVWTSPAVVRNDNCCGSTSPDRCIKFNITLDSAAVGISFDIISGALPPGALYYQIGCGPLHLVGTPICLSGTGPHVLTFCKPGNNQNVYQISSIPAAVAGKDVSVNEGCTTQFNATGFNTSTITWHSIYPGLPGAYDSYLSCTSGCLNPTITPGSGHPPYVDYVVCGQPAANCNFQTVCDTVRAILNSTLAVVIVPINPTVCFGQTSTIITANGSGGTPPYTYLWNNVNPSQSINVGAGVFTVRLSDASNCPPTYASVTVTSFSVTISADAGPDDTVCVQHPVATLNASVTGASGGVWSGGAGVFSPNNTSLICTYTPTSAELANGFVDLRLITTGNGTCPADTDFVRIYYKGFTGAVTVTPVNVSCFGGNNGSATVNVTGGISPYSYFWNTAPAQTTATADNLPIGTYSVTIQNGIGCTLQTTVVITQPAPLAVNSVVTNVSCFGGSNGGVSLSPWGGIPSYTYLWQPGNQTGSSVTAIAIGTYSVTVRDSKNCQITATYAITQPPQLSVTLSTTDVSCFGGNDGSITSASAGGVAPYTYNWSPIGISSPNASGVFTGTYTVTITDNSGCTVSAAASITQPPVLGVLVSGTNEVCNYLNNGTAAASVSGGTPAYSYNWQPGGQTSGSVSNLSAGTYTLTVTDIKGCKTNSLITITEPPALAINFINKINVSCFGGNNGGVTANVMGGIPGYSYLWTPGSATTAAINNLLAGSYTLTATDNNGCEVQSSISITQPPVALSVTVSSTAVSCHGGANGTLSSSAAGGSMPYTYNWQPGNYTGSPIANLFAGTYTVTTTDANGCTIAQTVTITEPPVIDLTPASINSFCGAANGKASVSVSGGVSPYSYQ